In the genome of Streptomyces lydicus, the window GAGGAGGACGAAGGCCCAGACGTCCTTCCAGGCGCCGCCGCCGAATTGCTCCATGCCGGGTATGTCCTCGATGTAGGCGGTGGCGAGGGCTTCGGCGATGCCGAGGACGACGCCGCCGAGCATGGCTCCGTAGATGTTGCCGATGCCGCCGAGCACGGCTGCGGTGAAGGCCTTGAGGCCCATGATGAAGCCCATGCGGAACTGGACCTCGCCGGTGCGCAGTCCGTAGGCGACGGCGGCGACGCCGGCGAAGGCGGCGCCGATGGCGAAGGCGAGGACGATGATGCGGTCGGTGTTGATGCCCATGAGCTTTGCGGTGTCGGGGTCCTGTGCGGTGGCCTGCATGGCGCGGCCGCTGCGGGTTTTGGCGACGAAGAAGCCGAGGGCGATCATGCAGAGGGGGGCGGCGATGAGGACGAAGAGGTCGCCGCGCTGGACGGTGGCGCCCAGGATGTCGAAGGCGTGGCCCTTGAACTGCGGGAAGACGCGGGCCTGTTTGCCGTCGGGGTACCACTTCCAGATGGCTTGCTGGAGGGCGATGGACAGGCCGATGGCGGTGATGAGGGGGGCGAGGCGGGGTGCGCCGCGCAGTGGTCGGTAGGCGAATCGTTCGGCCGCGATGCCGACGAGGACGGATACGGCGATGCCGCCGAGCAGCATGACGGGCAGGGCTAGGGCGAGAGGGGTGCCGGCGGGGAGAGCGAGGAAGACGCTGAGCGCTCCGAAGCCGCCGACCATGAATATCTCGCCGTGGGCGAAGTTGATGAGCTGGACGATTCCGTAGACCATCGTGTAGCCGATCGCGATGAGTCCGTACATCGCGCCGAGGATGAGTCCGTTGGCCAGCTGTTGCGGCAGTTCGCTCACCGCGGGCCTCCGTTGGGTGGGTGTGAGGGATGAGAGCCGGGTGGGATTGAGGGATCAGAGCCAGCCGGGTGTGAGGGGTCCGGAACGGCTGGTGGTGAGGGGTCCGGGGCGGCCGGCTGTGAGGCGTCCGGGCCGGTTGGGCGTGAGGGGCCAGGGCCCGCTGGGAATGTGGGGGCCGAGCCGGCCGGAAGTATGGGGATCCGGTTCGGCCCGTATCACGGGATCCGGGCCGACCGGCAACGACGGATCAGGGCCGGCCCGGGATCGATCCGGTGCCGGGAGCGCGGCCCCCGGACCGCCCGGCAGCGAGAGACGCAGTCCGGGGCGCAGGAGCGAGCAGTGCGGACTCCGGTGTGCCCCGGAGTTCCCGGTGGTGTGCCACGGGCCGCGCCAGGGTCATTGGTGCGTCCTGGCGCGGCCCGGGGTGAGGTGGCGCGGTGCGGTCGGTCAGCTCTTGTCGAACTTCTTGAATTCGGCGCTGAAGCGGGAGGCCCAGGCGCCCTTGTCGACCTGGTAGGCGGTGATCATGGTGTTGGTGGTGTCGCCGTATTTGTCGAAGGCGATGGGGCCGGTGACGCCGTCGAAGGTCACCTTGTTCATGGCGTCGGCGACCTGCTTGCGGGCGTCGTCGGGGAGCTTGCCGTTGTGGGTTTCGACGACCTTTTTGACGGCCTGGATGACGGCCCAGGTGGCGTCGTAGGTGGAGCCGCCGTAGGCCTCGTAGCCCTCCTTGAAGCCGGCTGCCTTGTAGTCGGCGATGAATTTCCTGGCGGAGGGGAGTTCTTCGACGGGCTTGCCGACGGAGGAGGCGTAGTCGCCCTGTGCTTTCTTGTTCAGCTTGATGTAGTCGCTGCTGTACATGCCGTCGCCGCCCATCACGGGGGCGGCGACGCCGCCGTCCTTGAGCTGCTGGCTGAGGGGGCCGGAGGCGGGGTATTCGCCGCCGTAGAAGACCATGTCGGGTTTGGCGGACTTGACCTTGGAGACGACGGCCTTGAAGTCGCGGTCGTCGGGGCTGACGTGCTCGGTGCCGACGATCTTGCCGCCGAGTTTGGCGAACTGGTCCTTGAAGGAGGCGGCGAGGCCGACGCCGTAGGTCTTCTGGTCGTCGATGACGTAGGCCTTCTTGGCCTTCATCTTCTCCCAGGCGTACTGGCCGTCGAAGGCGCCCTGGACCTCGTCGGTGGTGGCGGTGCGGAAGTAGGTGGGGAACTGGCGGACGCGCTTGTTCTGCTTCCAGTCCTTGCCCTGGGTGAGGTCGGGGGTGGTGTTCGCCGGGGAGATCAGCGTGAGGTTGTTCTGCTTGGAGACCTGCTGCATGGACTGGGCGACGCCGGAGTTGAGGGGGCCGATGACGCCGAGGACGTCCTTGTCGCCGGCGAGCTTGGTGGCGTTCTGCTGGCCGACGTTGGGGAGGGCCTTGTCGTCGAGGGCTTCGAGTTTGAAGGTGATGCCCTTGACTTCGCCGGCCTTGTTGGCGGTGTCGACGGCGAGTTGGGCGGAGTTGCGGATGCCCAGGCCCAGCGCGGAGAGCTCGCCGGTGGTGGGGGCGTCGAGGCCGATGACGACCGTGGACTTTCCTTCGCCGCTCTGGTTGTCGTCGCCGCGCGAGCCGCACGCGGAGAGCGTGAGGGCGCCGGTGGTGACTGCGGTGGTGAGGATGAGCAAGGAACGGTGACGCACGATCAGTCCTTTCCCTGGCGCGGCCACGGCTGTCGCATGGCCGATTCGCTCGCCGGGCTGTACGGGCCGTACAGGATCCGTGCTGCAGCGCGCCCGGCGGCGCGGTGACTGGCGGTGACTCTAGAGCGGTGTTCGTCGCACCGGCAGAGGCGCTGAGCAGGATGTGACGCTCTTGTTATGACCTTCGATGAGCGTTTTGCCGTTATGGTCCTTACACCGGGGGACGAACGCGGTGCGGAGGGTGAACTCGCACTTCCACGGGGGGATGGGGCGTGCGGTGACGGAAGAGCGTCCGGATAGCGGACGCGGTGTGCACGGGGGCGCCGGGGGCCGTGCGGGGCACGGGAGTTGGGGCCGTCGCCGTGGGGCGCGTGTGTGACGCAGGGTTACGGCAATGCGTACGGCCCCGCTCCCGGGGTCCGGGTGCGGGGCCGTTGAAGGTGGGCCGGCGGTCCGCCGGCCGGTACGGGTCAGCTGCGGTAGATGTCGGCGTCCGTCTCGCGCAGCATGCAGGTCAGCCGGGCGGTGCAGACCCGCTTGTCGTCCTCGTCGGTGATGACGATTTCGTAGGTGGCCGTGGACCGGCCGCGGTGTACGGGGGTGGCGACGCCGGTGACCAGACCGGAGCGGGCGCCGCGGTGGTGGGTGCAGTTGAGGTCGACGCCCACCGCGATTTTGGTGGGGCCGCCGTGCAGCATGGAGCCGACGGAGCCGAGGGTTTCGGCCAGGACGGCGGAGGCGCCGCCGTGCAGGAGTCCGTAGGGCTGGGTGTTGCCCTCGACCGGCATGGTGCCGACGACGCGCTCGGGAGCGGCTTCGGTGACCTGCACGCTCATCCGCTCGCCGAGGTGTCCGGCGGAGAAGAAGGACGGCAGGTCGAGGCCGAGGCCGGCCCACTGGTCGAGGATCTCCTGCGGAAACTTGGTCGTGCTCTGCTCACCCATGCCTACGGCTCCGTTCGCTCGCCCGTGATCGTCGTCGATCCGTGCCTGTTCCTATCAGGCCGCTGAGCAAGCGCTCAGCGCGGGGTTGTCGTTCCCGCCGGCCGGCCCGGTGGCGGTCGGTCCTCGCGGGGGCTCTCCGACGGTCCGCTTCGGCTTGCTCACCACCCCGGTGGCGGTCAGTCCTCGTGGGGGCTCTCCAGGCGGATCACGATCGACTTGGCGGCGGGGGTGTTGCTGGTGTCGGCGGTGTGGTCGAGCGGGATGAGGACGTTGGTCTCGGGGTAGTAGGCGGCCGCGCAGCCGCGGGCCGTGGGGTAGTGCACCACCCGGAAGCCGGGCGCGCGCCGCTCGCTGCCGTCCGTCCACTCGCTGACCAGGTCGGTGTACGCCCCGTCGGCCAGGCCCCGTTCGCGGGCGTCGTCGGGGTGGACGAGGACGACGCGGCGGCCGTTCTTGATGCCGCGGTAGCGGTCGTCGAGGCCGTAGATGGTGGTGTTGTACTGGTCGTGGGAGCGCAGTGTCTGCAGCAGCAGCCGTCCTTCGGGGGCGGTGGGGTATTCCACGGGCGCGGTGGTGAAATTGGCTTTCCCGGTGGCGGTGGGGAAGCTGCGGCTGTCCCGGGGGGCGTGCGGGAGGGCGAAGCCTCCGGGGCGGGCGACCTTGGTGTTGAAGTCCTCGAAGCCCGGGACGACGCGGGCGATGCGGTCGCGGATCGTCGCGTAGTCCTTCTCGAACTCCTCCCAGGGGGTGCGGCTCTCCTGGCCCAGGACGCGGCGGGCCAGGCGGGCGACGATGGCCGTCTCGGAGAGCAGTTGGGGGCCGGCGGGTGCCAGGCGGCCGCGGGAGGCGTGCACCATGCCCATGGAGTCCTCGACGGTCACGAACTGCTCGCCGCCAGCCTGCAGATCGCGTTCGGTGCGGCCCAGCGTCGGCAGGATCAGCGCGCGGGCGCCGGTGACCGCGTGTGAGCGGTTGAGCTTGGTGGAGACGTGGACGGTCAGCCGGGCGCGGCGCACGGCGGCCTCGGTGACGTCGGTGTCGGGGGTGGCGGCCACGAAGTTGCCGCCCATCGCGAAGAACACCTTGGCCTGCCCGTCGCGCAGGGCGCGGATGGCGCGGACGACGTCGAGTCCGTGCTCCCGGGGCGGGGCGAAGCCGAACTCCTTCTCCAGGGCGTCGAGGAAGGCGGGGGCCGGCCGTTCGAAGATGCCCATGGTGCGGTCGCCCTGGACGTTGCTGTGGCCGCGTACGGGGCACACGCCCGCCCCGGGGCGTCCGATGTTGCCGCGCAGCAGGAGGAAGTTGACGACTTCCTGGATGGTGGGGACGGAGTGCTTGTGCTGGGTCAGGCCCATCGCCCAGCACACGATGGTGCGGCGCGAGTCGAGGATCATGGCCAGGGCGCGGTCGATCTCCGCGCGGGTCAGGCCGGTGGCGCGCAGTGTCGCGTCCCAGTCGTCGTCGGCGCGGGCCAGCTGGGCGAACTCCTCGAAGCCGTGGGTGTGAGTGCCGATGAAGTCCTCGTCGAGGGCGCCGTCGGTGTCGAGGAGGAGGCGGTTGAGGGCGCGGAAGAGCGCCTGGTCGCCGCCGAGGCGGACCTGGAGGAACAGGTCGGTGAGCGCGGTGCCGCCGCCGGCCACGCCGCGCGGGGTCTGCGGGTTCTTGAAGCGTTCCAGGCCGGCTTCGGGCAGTGGATTGATCGAGATGATCTTCGTGCCGCCGGCCTTGGCCTTCTCCAGGGCGGTGAGCATCCGGGGGTGGTTGGTGCCCGGGTTCTGCCCGGCGATGATGATCAGGTCGGCCTGGTAGAGGTCCTCCAGGAGGACGCTGCCCTTGCCGATGCCGATGGTCTCCGTCAGTGCGGAGCCCGACGACTCGTGGCACATGTTGGAGCAGTCGGGGAGGTTGTTGGTGCCGAATTCGCGGGCGAAGAGCTGGTAGAGGAAGGCGGCTTCGTTGCTGGTGCGGCCGGAGGTGTAGAAGACGGCCTCGTCGGGGGAGCCGAGGGCGGTCAGCTCCTCGCCGACGATGTCGAAGGCCCGCTCCCAGGTCACCGGCTCGTAGTGGTCGGCGCCCTCGGGGAGGTACATGGGGTGGGTGAGGCGGCCCTGCTGGCCGAGCCAGTAGCCGCTGCGGGTCGCGAGGTCGGCGACGGAGTGCTCGGCGAAGAAGTCCGGGGTGACACGGCGCAGGGTGGCTTCTTCGGCGACGGCCTTGGCGCCGTTCTCGCAGAATTCGGCGGTGTGCGGCTTGTCGGGCTCGGGCCAGGCGCAGCCGGGGCAGTCGAAGCCGTCGCGCTGGTTGACGCGCAGCAGGGTGAGGGCGGTACGGCGCACGCCCATCTGCTGCTGGGAGATGCGCAGGGCGTGGGCGATGGCCGGCAGCCCCACGGCGGAGTGCTGGGGTTCGCTGACCTGGGGCGCGTCCTGGACGGGGTCCGACGCGGGCGGCTTGCCTGCCATGGCGCTCTCCCTTGAGCCTGAAGTGCTGCTCGCTCCGCCGGGCGCGGCGGAGCGTTGCTGTACACAGCGGATCGTTGCTGTGCGCATCTGATCCTGTCACGGACGCGGGGGGTGGTGTAGGGGCGAGTGGGAGGCGTCCGCGGTGGGGCGGACGGGGCGGGCCGGGCGGTGTGCGGTGTCGGGCCGGGGTGGGTGCGGAGGCGGTGGCCCCGCCGGTCCGGAGCGGGTTCTGAGCAGCTCCGGGGCAGGTCCGGGGCAGGTCCGGGGCCGGGCCGCGGCGGGGAGCCGCGGCCGTCGCGGCGGGGATTGTCAGTGGGGCGTGGCAGGATCGGGGGCGTGGCAGCAAAGGCAGCGAAGAAGAGCGAAGCGACCGGCACCGAGGCGGCGGCGGGCGGCCGTCCCCGCCTGCTCCTGATGGACGGGCATTCCATGGCATACCGGGCGTTCTTCGCCCTGCCCGTGGAGAATTTCACGACCGTCACGGGGCAACCGACCAATGCGATCTACGGCTTCGCGTCGATGCTCGCGAACACCCTGCGCGACGAGGCGCCCACGCACTTCGCGGTGGCCTTCGACGTCTCGCGCAAGACCTGGCGGTCCGAGGAGTTCGCCGACTACAAGGCGAACCGTTCCAAGACCCCCGACGAGTTCAAGGGCCAGGTCGAGCTGATCGGCGAGCTGCTCGACGCGATGCGCGTCAAGCGGTTCGCGGTCGAGGGCTTCGAGGCCGACGATGTGATCGCCACGCTCACCGAGCAGGCCACCGCCCAGGGCTTCGAGGTCTCGATCGTCACGGGCGACCGCGACTCCTTCCAACTGGTCTCCGACGACGTCACGGTCCTTTACCCCACCAAGGGCGTCTCCGAGCTGACCCGCTTCACCCCGGAGAAGGTCTTCGAGAAGTACGGCCTGACCCCCGCCCAGTACCCGGATTTCGCCGCGCTGCGCGGCGACCCGTCGGACAACCTCCCCGGCATCCCCGGCGTCGGCGAGAAGACCGCCACGAAGTGGATCAACCAGTTCGGTTCGTTCGCCGAGCTCGTGGAGCGCGCCGAGGAGGTCAAGGGCAAGGCGGGCGTCAACCTCCGCGAGCACCTGGACGCGGTGAAGCTCAACCGCCGGCTCACGGAGATGGTGCGTGATGTCGCGCTGCCGTGCGGCCCGGCGGAGCTGACCCGCGAGGCGTACGACCGCGATGCGCTCACGGTGTTCCTCAACGGGCTGGAGATCCGCAACCAGGGCCTGCGCGACCGGCTGCACGCAGTCGACCCCGGAGCGGCCGAGGC includes:
- a CDS encoding PaaI family thioesterase → MGEQSTTKFPQEILDQWAGLGLDLPSFFSAGHLGERMSVQVTEAAPERVVGTMPVEGNTQPYGLLHGGASAVLAETLGSVGSMLHGGPTKIAVGVDLNCTHHRGARSGLVTGVATPVHRGRSTATYEIVITDEDDKRVCTARLTCMLRETDADIYRS
- a CDS encoding branched-chain amino acid ABC transporter permease, encoding MSELPQQLANGLILGAMYGLIAIGYTMVYGIVQLINFAHGEIFMVGGFGALSVFLALPAGTPLALALPVMLLGGIAVSVLVGIAAERFAYRPLRGAPRLAPLITAIGLSIALQQAIWKWYPDGKQARVFPQFKGHAFDILGATVQRGDLFVLIAAPLCMIALGFFVAKTRSGRAMQATAQDPDTAKLMGINTDRIIVLAFAIGAAFAGVAAVAYGLRTGEVQFRMGFIMGLKAFTAAVLGGIGNIYGAMLGGVVLGIAEALATAYIEDIPGMEQFGGGAWKDVWAFVLLILVLLLRPQGLLGERVADRA
- a CDS encoding branched-chain amino acid ABC transporter substrate-binding protein; translated protein: MLILTTAVTTGALTLSACGSRGDDNQSGEGKSTVVIGLDAPTTGELSALGLGIRNSAQLAVDTANKAGEVKGITFKLEALDDKALPNVGQQNATKLAGDKDVLGVIGPLNSGVAQSMQQVSKQNNLTLISPANTTPDLTQGKDWKQNKRVRQFPTYFRTATTDEVQGAFDGQYAWEKMKAKKAYVIDDQKTYGVGLAASFKDQFAKLGGKIVGTEHVSPDDRDFKAVVSKVKSAKPDMVFYGGEYPASGPLSQQLKDGGVAAPVMGGDGMYSSDYIKLNKKAQGDYASSVGKPVEELPSARKFIADYKAAGFKEGYEAYGGSTYDATWAVIQAVKKVVETHNGKLPDDARKQVADAMNKVTFDGVTGPIAFDKYGDTTNTMITAYQVDKGAWASRFSAEFKKFDKS
- a CDS encoding FdhF/YdeP family oxidoreductase, whose translation is MAGKPPASDPVQDAPQVSEPQHSAVGLPAIAHALRISQQQMGVRRTALTLLRVNQRDGFDCPGCAWPEPDKPHTAEFCENGAKAVAEEATLRRVTPDFFAEHSVADLATRSGYWLGQQGRLTHPMYLPEGADHYEPVTWERAFDIVGEELTALGSPDEAVFYTSGRTSNEAAFLYQLFAREFGTNNLPDCSNMCHESSGSALTETIGIGKGSVLLEDLYQADLIIIAGQNPGTNHPRMLTALEKAKAGGTKIISINPLPEAGLERFKNPQTPRGVAGGGTALTDLFLQVRLGGDQALFRALNRLLLDTDGALDEDFIGTHTHGFEEFAQLARADDDWDATLRATGLTRAEIDRALAMILDSRRTIVCWAMGLTQHKHSVPTIQEVVNFLLLRGNIGRPGAGVCPVRGHSNVQGDRTMGIFERPAPAFLDALEKEFGFAPPREHGLDVVRAIRALRDGQAKVFFAMGGNFVAATPDTDVTEAAVRRARLTVHVSTKLNRSHAVTGARALILPTLGRTERDLQAGGEQFVTVEDSMGMVHASRGRLAPAGPQLLSETAIVARLARRVLGQESRTPWEEFEKDYATIRDRIARVVPGFEDFNTKVARPGGFALPHAPRDSRSFPTATGKANFTTAPVEYPTAPEGRLLLQTLRSHDQYNTTIYGLDDRYRGIKNGRRVVLVHPDDARERGLADGAYTDLVSEWTDGSERRAPGFRVVHYPTARGCAAAYYPETNVLIPLDHTADTSNTPAAKSIVIRLESPHED